Part of the Luteolibacter rhizosphaerae genome is shown below.
GCGCCGGTGCTGCCGGATGCGGGGGGCCAAGTTGGCTAGTTTTCAGTGTTCCGTTTTCAGGAGGAATCATGGGAAGACCTGTCATTGACCTGACGCTAGCGAAGGCGCATCTGCGGGTGGAGCACGATCTGGACGACGAGTTGATCGGGCTCTTCGTGGAGGCGGCGATCGACCGGACGCTGCAGGAGATCGGGCTGGCGGGGGTGCTGGAGCGGGAGCACAAGACCGAGACGACGCATGCGGCGTTCGGGTTCCTGTATCCGGTGGAGGAGATCGTGGCGGTGGAGAAGCGCGACGGTTTCGGGGTGTGGCGCGAGTTGCCGGCGGCAGAGTGGGAGCTCGGCGGTTCGGTGGACGAGCGGCAGGTGCTGAGGCTATCCGAGGCGGCGGGGCATCGGTCGGGGAGCGAGTATCGGGTGGAGTGGCGGGCGGGCTTCAAGGTGCTGCCGGCATGGTTCCGGGTGGCCTGCTACTTCCTGCTCGGTCACTACTATGAGAACCGGAGTTCGATCGTGATCGGTGCCGGTCTCGCGGCGGTGGAATTGCCGCAGGGCTTCCACCACCTCTGCGGGCCTCACAAGCGCTGGTTTTTTGCGTAGAGACGGAAGACTGGAAGACGCAAGACAGAAGACTGGAAGGAACAGCCTTGAGAGATGGCGAATCGGATCGAAATCACGGGGTTCAAGAAGCTTCGGGACAGCGTGGCGAAGCTGGACCGCAGGCTGCAGCGCCGTGTCTATGGTGCCGCGGTGCGCGCGGGCGGCAAGGTGCTGGTCGATGCGGCGCAGGCGGCGGTGCCGGTACGCACGGGTGCGGTGAAGCGATCGGTGGTGCACCGGGCGAGCTCGAAGCCGTCGAAGGGACTCTTCGGGGTCAAGGTGACGGTGAAGGGCGGGGCGCGGTCGAGTGACCGCATCGCGCACCGGAGAGGCGGCAAGGGAGCCGATTATCATCCGGACTCCGTCGAGCGCTACTACCGGTTTACCGAACTGGGGACGAAGCACCATCCGGCGCAGCCCTATCTCAAGGCCGCGCTGGAGGGGAAGGCGGGCGAGGTGCTGGCGGTGGTGAAACGGGAGCTGGCGGCGGGACTCGAGAGGGAGGCGAGGGGCTTGTAGGCGAAGATTCAAACTCGAAATTCCAAGATCCAATGAATGAGCTTTTGGTGTGGCTGGTGGCGGCGATCAAGGGGGAGACCTCGTTGGCGGCGCTGGGGGGACTGGTGTTTCCGGATTGCGCGCCGGAGGGCGCGAAGAATCCCTGCCTAGTCTATCAGCTCTTCGGGGACGAGTCGGAGGCGGTGCTGGATGCCGGGGCCTTAAGGTCGGGGACGCTGGCGTATCAGGTCCGGATCTATGGGGACTCGCGGGCGGAGGCGAATGCACTGCGGGAGGCGTTCCGGCAGCGGTTCCAGGGAATGAGCCCGGTGGAGATCGGCGGCGGGTGGCGGATCGAGGGGAGTGCCTGGGGGAATCTGGCGGATGACTATGACGAGCGGCTCAAGGACTATGGGGCGCTCGGGGTGCTGGAGTGCCACTTGGCTAAGTGAGATGATTCACGCGCTTTGTAATGGTCTAACCCACCAAGGATAGTGAAGATCCTCCAGTCGTGAAATCACTGCTCAAACCCCTCCTTTTTCCAAACCAAGATGCCGCCGACATTTGTTTGACCGCATTCGCCGATGATCAGTTTACCAAGCTTCACGAGAGCTTGAAGCCGTTCAATCGATTCTCGGGATGGATGCTTCTTGTCAGTGGAGCTACGGTGGGTCTTGTGGCGAGCAACTTTGATAAGGTAGGCGAGAAACTTCCGCTCTCTCCTGCCTTCCTATCTTGCCTCGCCTTCTCCATGGCCTTTGGCTTTATCGCCAAGTTCCAGTTTGTCATTTCAGACTTCATGGTCTTCAGAATGACCCCGATGGGGACAGGCAGCTTCAAGTGGATCTCGGAGAAAGAGAGTGAGATTCGAGGGATGATTGAAGCGTTAGGTGACGATGAAGAGCTAATCCGGAGCAAACTGACCCAGGAGGCGCTTCACCGAGATTTTAATGAGCGACTTCCATGGTACTTCCGGATTGGAGGCCCGAAATCTGTGGCCTTTGGTTCAACGCAAAGAACCAAATTCTTCCGAGATCTTACGGGGCGGCTGGTGTGGGCAAACCTATTGGTCTTCGCGCAG
Proteins encoded:
- a CDS encoding HK97-gp10 family putative phage morphogenesis protein — its product is MANRIEITGFKKLRDSVAKLDRRLQRRVYGAAVRAGGKVLVDAAQAAVPVRTGAVKRSVVHRASSKPSKGLFGVKVTVKGGARSSDRIAHRRGGKGADYHPDSVERYYRFTELGTKHHPAQPYLKAALEGKAGEVLAVVKRELAAGLEREARGL
- the gp17 gene encoding tail completion protein gp17, yielding MNELLVWLVAAIKGETSLAALGGLVFPDCAPEGAKNPCLVYQLFGDESEAVLDAGALRSGTLAYQVRIYGDSRAEANALREAFRQRFQGMSPVEIGGGWRIEGSAWGNLADDYDERLKDYGALGVLECHLAK
- a CDS encoding head-tail connector protein, with translation MGRPVIDLTLAKAHLRVEHDLDDELIGLFVEAAIDRTLQEIGLAGVLEREHKTETTHAAFGFLYPVEEIVAVEKRDGFGVWRELPAAEWELGGSVDERQVLRLSEAAGHRSGSEYRVEWRAGFKVLPAWFRVACYFLLGHYYENRSSIVIGAGLAAVELPQGFHHLCGPHKRWFFA